The sequence below is a genomic window from Lentimicrobium saccharophilum.
CCGCATTGATGCGGGGACCAAGCAGGAATACAAGATCCGAAATGGTCAGTTCCCGCGTGAAAATACAATCTGTATCATCGCCGTTATTGCCGTTATTCACCAGCTCCTCTACCAGTCTTACTTCAGCGCCCGGCTTCCGGTTGATATTTGAAAACTTCAATATGGCTTCGAAGCCGGGCCTCGGATTGCTGTTGATGAGTTTCAGTCCGTAATAAGCCAGAATCCTGTTTTCGCCGGTGATGGGCACGATGTCAGAAGCAATGCTTACCACCACCAGGTCGAGGTACTTGTAGAGGCTTTCGAATGCGATGTTCCGGCGTTGTGCAAGTGCCTGTATCAGTTTAAATCCCACGCCGCAGCCCGAAAGTTCCTTGTAGGGATAATCGCAGTCGGGACGCTTGGCATCGAGTACCGCAACCGCATCGGGCAAATGATCGTCGGGCCTGTGATGGTCGCAGATAATAAAATCCACCTGATATTCATTGGCTTTGCGGATTTTCTCAATGGCCTTGATTCCGCAATCGAGGGCGATTACCAGTCTGAAATTATTGTCATGCGCGAAATCAACCCCCTTAAAAGAAATACCATAACCTTCGGAATAACGGTCGGGAATATAAAAATCAAGGGCTTCATGCCCCAGTTCTTTCAAAAACGTATAAACCAGCGATACGGCAGTAGTGCCATCCACATCGTAATCACCATAAACGAGAATTTTCTCTTTGTTTTCCAGTGCTTTTACGATGCGCTCCACGGCTTTATCCATATCCTTCATCAGGAAAGGATCATGCAACTGACTGAGCGACGGCCTGAAAAAATCCTTCGCCTCTTCAAATGTACTCACCCCCCGCTGCACCAGCAACTCGGCCAGTACAGGACCAATCCCAAGCTCAGCGGACAAAGCGGCAACCTTATCGGGATTGCCCCGCGCTTTCAGTACCCAGCGTTTCTGCATTTTTCTATATTTTCGAATGGTAAAATTAGGGATTATGAAGTAAAGATGGAAGGAAAAATTAAAGGATAATCTCAAAGCCCGGATAATCAGGCTGCCAGGCTTAGATAACAATGGCTTGAAGATAAAATGCTGATACTATCCAAACTGGTATTATTCCGGAGATAATTCCTTCGGGCTGTATTGCCGTTTCAGCCAGCTGCTGAGGCCATCGAGGCCCGGGAAGAGCACCCTTTCGGTGATATTGGCCTGGTCGAGTTTGTCGCGTATTTCCCATTTAAGTGAAGCCGGGATAATGATCCGGTAAAAAAGTTCGGGATGATCCTCAAGCCAGTGGTTCATCAGCAGACTGGAACCTGACATCAGCGAAAAAAGTGCGTGCTGGTTAACAATGCGCTCGTCCATCGACGGAGGCTCCAGAAATATCACAAACCGCCTTTCATGCAGGGTATCCAGCTGTTTTAAGGAGTTACATTGTGTATCAAGCATTTGCGGGGTAAATACGTTGGATCCTTCCTCCATAATGGTGGTGTGCAGCGGAGCCGGCAAAAACTCACTGGATTTCACATAGTTCATGCACCAGATTACCCCGTCGATGTCGAACTTCTGCAGATTGGCCGTGGCAAAATGCAAGGCAACAAAAGGTGAGTACGTCCAGTCGAGCAGACGGGTGG
It includes:
- a CDS encoding single-stranded-DNA-specific exonuclease RecJ, whose amino-acid sequence is MQKRWVLKARGNPDKVAALSAELGIGPVLAELLVQRGVSTFEEAKDFFRPSLSQLHDPFLMKDMDKAVERIVKALENKEKILVYGDYDVDGTTAVSLVYTFLKELGHEALDFYIPDRYSEGYGISFKGVDFAHDNNFRLVIALDCGIKAIEKIRKANEYQVDFIICDHHRPDDHLPDAVAVLDAKRPDCDYPYKELSGCGVGFKLIQALAQRRNIAFESLYKYLDLVVVSIASDIVPITGENRILAYYGLKLINSNPRPGFEAILKFSNINRKPGAEVRLVEELVNNGNNGDDTDCIFTRELTISDLVFLLGPRINAAGRIESGRNSVELLICNNAETAEIIGQQINDLNTTRRDLDSTTTDMALDAIKNDQKLLKAKSTVVYHPEWHKGVIGIVASRLIEVYYRPTIVLTHSNGLVTGSARSIKDFDIYDAIDECSDLLEHFGGHKYAAGLSLKPEKLDEFIEKFEQVVSRGITEDMLSPEVEIDLRINLNEIGPKFFKVLKQFAPFGPGNMSPVFQTDSVIDNGYGRIVGKNHLKLTIGHPEISSSPFPAIAFQQGDYYPYICQGKPFSICYHIEENEWNNQKSIQLNIKDIKIPEAGEA
- a CDS encoding FRG domain-containing protein; translated protein: MLNDLTANSWIELQDLLFRDAYDQRLGRFRSSFIFRGLSDARYELKTSLMRLEGPYSDLERHLLRNFRKYAHRNAVPGESVWNLMALAQHHGLPTRLLDWTYSPFVALHFATANLQKFDIDGVIWCMNYVKSSEFLPAPLHTTIMEEGSNVFTPQMLDTQCNSLKQLDTLHERRFVIFLEPPSMDERIVNQHALFSLMSGSSLLMNHWLEDHPELFYRIIIPASLKWEIRDKLDQANITERVLFPGLDGLSSWLKRQYSPKELSPE